In Desulfovibrio sp. UIB00, the following are encoded in one genomic region:
- a CDS encoding DEAD/DEAH box helicase family protein: MSIFDHDTENKFTANYGDLSSCVFETEYRTAKEHPIEQFYIKCLRKSQSYRRAVGYFRSTVFTVIGIPVAEFAKQGGQIQLICSPNLEHDDVEQIALGYRLRSTTVERSLISQFDALLSDTRTFMGARALATFISLGCLEIKLAERIGQRGLYHEKLGLFSDSSGNTVSFKGSSNETWNGWHDNGNFESIEVFCNWRDGLEKIRVQKHIKHFESLWSEKDPHISVTKFPKTVEEYMKKFSASDINELLTSTDTTHSFSTREGLPHQISAISEWENHGRRGILEHATGSGKTFTALLALRKHLQLGLPALILVPSVLLHEQWAREIAMELPDTTVLLAGGRFDRWKQGDRLKSMTDPDPALGPRVVLAMMPTASQPLFRSKICAGEHLLLIADEVHQLGSPRNSKIFDLNAGARLGLSATPKRYGDPEGTNRLFAFFEGVIPPPVTLQDAVKAGRLVPYEYHPHSVHLTNLEAEEWRKESRMIQLEVAKQQLDTNGNRVLSERARMLLIKRSRIAKKAFSKVQLACDVIRKYFEEGQSWLVYCEDSGQLNDIKISLHEAGYTPLEYHSNMSGDRDATMGWFKRYGGILISIKCLDEGVDIPDVSHALILASSQNPRQFIQRRGRVLRKSPEKYIAVIHDAIVIPVDVEKEPEQVSLLKAELLRAIEFANNAVNKAAGAELRSIAINLGINPDEIMGDVGSEEDEL, translated from the coding sequence ATGTCAATCTTTGACCACGACACAGAAAACAAGTTCACAGCCAACTATGGGGATTTAAGCAGTTGTGTATTTGAGACAGAATATCGTACTGCTAAGGAACATCCTATTGAACAGTTCTACATTAAATGCCTTAGGAAGTCCCAAAGCTATCGCCGTGCCGTGGGTTATTTTAGGTCTACCGTATTTACAGTTATAGGAATACCTGTTGCTGAATTTGCAAAACAAGGTGGGCAAATTCAGCTTATATGTTCCCCCAACCTTGAGCATGATGATGTCGAGCAGATTGCGCTTGGCTATCGGCTTCGATCAACCACTGTGGAACGTTCTTTGATATCGCAGTTTGACGCGTTATTGAGTGATACGCGTACATTCATGGGGGCTAGGGCCCTTGCGACATTTATATCTTTGGGATGCCTGGAAATCAAATTAGCAGAGCGTATTGGACAAAGAGGTCTCTATCACGAAAAGTTAGGACTTTTTTCCGATAGCTCTGGAAATACCGTAAGTTTTAAAGGTTCAAGCAACGAAACGTGGAATGGATGGCACGACAATGGAAACTTTGAATCCATTGAGGTATTTTGCAATTGGCGAGATGGCCTAGAAAAAATACGAGTTCAAAAACATATAAAACATTTTGAGTCACTTTGGTCTGAAAAAGACCCACATATATCTGTCACAAAGTTCCCTAAGACCGTCGAAGAATATATGAAAAAATTTTCTGCATCTGATATAAATGAGCTTTTGACATCTACTGACACTACACATTCTTTCTCTACAAGAGAGGGGTTACCTCATCAAATATCCGCGATATCCGAATGGGAAAATCATGGCCGTCGCGGAATCCTTGAGCATGCAACCGGAAGTGGAAAAACTTTCACCGCACTTCTTGCTCTGCGCAAACATCTCCAGCTTGGATTGCCCGCGTTAATACTTGTACCAAGCGTCCTACTCCATGAACAGTGGGCAAGAGAAATAGCCATGGAATTACCTGATACGACAGTACTTCTTGCTGGGGGAAGATTTGACCGATGGAAACAAGGGGATCGCCTCAAAAGTATGACAGATCCTGACCCCGCCCTTGGGCCCCGCGTCGTTTTAGCCATGATGCCCACTGCGTCTCAACCACTATTCCGCAGTAAAATCTGTGCCGGTGAGCACCTATTGCTAATAGCTGATGAAGTTCACCAACTTGGCAGTCCAAGGAATTCAAAAATATTTGATTTAAACGCTGGGGCGCGACTTGGATTAAGTGCCACTCCAAAGCGTTATGGGGATCCTGAAGGCACTAACCGCTTATTTGCATTCTTTGAAGGCGTAATACCACCGCCCGTAACATTACAAGATGCAGTAAAAGCTGGCAGACTTGTTCCTTATGAGTACCATCCACATTCTGTTCACCTTACCAATCTTGAAGCCGAAGAATGGCGCAAAGAGAGTCGAATGATACAATTGGAGGTGGCAAAACAACAGCTTGATACTAATGGAAATAGAGTCTTAAGCGAACGAGCAAGAATGCTGCTAATTAAACGCTCAAGAATTGCAAAAAAAGCTTTTTCTAAAGTTCAGTTAGCGTGTGATGTTATTAGGAAGTACTTTGAAGAAGGCCAAAGTTGGCTCGTCTACTGCGAGGATAGTGGTCAGCTAAATGACATTAAAATCTCGCTACATGAAGCAGGTTACACGCCGCTTGAATATCATTCTAATATGAGTGGCGATCGTGATGCGACGATGGGGTGGTTCAAAAGATATGGAGGAATTCTGATCTCCATAAAATGTTTAGATGAGGGCGTCGATATTCCTGATGTTTCGCATGCGCTAATTTTGGCCTCGTCACAAAATCCACGACAGTTTATCCAACGAAGAGGGCGTGTTCTAAGAAAATCACCAGAGAAGTACATCGCTGTTATCCATGATGCTATTGTTATTCCAGTTGACGTAGAAAAAGAACCAGAGCAAGTGAGCTTGCTTAAAGCAGAGTTATTACGGGCGATTGAGTTTGCCAATAATGCCGTCAACAAAGCTGCAGGGGCAGAATTGCGTTCTATTGCAATTAATCTAGGCATTAACCCTGACGAAATAATGGGTGATGTAGGGAGTGAGGAAGATGAACTATAA
- a CDS encoding DUF6573 family protein: MDCKDWQLICCYTRQKALDDGVLVDVSDFVSDFGFIVPVAVTATLFNGYILPSAKLVESGQTSESRMIDLLLILLLKIMARPHTDRITFNVSFDMEVGEGIEPRLVQVIAAIALVILVSLY, translated from the coding sequence ATGGATTGTAAAGATTGGCAGCTTATTTGTTGTTACACCAGACAAAAAGCTCTTGATGATGGTGTTCTGGTAGATGTATCAGACTTTGTAAGTGATTTTGGATTCATTGTTCCAGTAGCAGTTACAGCAACGCTTTTTAACGGCTACATTCTGCCAAGTGCAAAATTGGTTGAATCTGGACAAACATCCGAATCGCGTATGATCGATCTGCTATTGATTCTGCTGCTGAAGATCATGGCACGGCCCCACACAGATCGGATCACATTTAATGTGAGCTTCGACATGGAAGTGGGGGAGGGCATTGAACCTCGACTCGTGCAAGTTATCGCTGCAATTGCCCTGGTGATTCTGGTGAGCCTGTATTGA
- a CDS encoding site-specific integrase, whose product MSVYERDGRWGCAYKGPDNKRHDKSFGYGPSAEAAAYAFDAAMKSRALVPFVQQPIGPVLRQAVDSYLDHLRAQGKSQSHISNVQYMATSLLYKHFGPLMPLDMINYSDGIVPFINHMRSIPSSRTGAVRSQASVNRYCCFLRTIFNYAVANGLMAQNPMTQWHKTKEPPRQFQITLEDVARIMKHADVHVRWAIEVCFNLGVRSGDSELLSLRWIDVDWERKQVRVYGRKTKTYRVIPVKDAFLERLRKMRAISLTEFIIEYRGKRVNRIQKAFRMACRRAGIEHSVRMYDLRHMFATFMLSNGADLAAVSKLLGHSSVTMTANVYYQYLEGEKERAVALLPELPPLGQSIVPQPSL is encoded by the coding sequence ATGAGTGTTTACGAGCGTGATGGCCGGTGGGGCTGCGCTTACAAAGGGCCAGATAACAAACGGCACGATAAATCCTTCGGGTACGGCCCCAGTGCTGAAGCCGCTGCTTATGCTTTTGACGCGGCGATGAAGTCCCGCGCCTTGGTTCCATTTGTCCAACAGCCCATTGGCCCTGTGCTGAGGCAAGCTGTTGATAGCTATCTAGACCACCTGCGTGCTCAAGGTAAAAGCCAGTCGCACATCAGCAATGTGCAGTACATGGCGACAAGCCTGCTTTACAAGCACTTTGGGCCGTTGATGCCACTTGATATGATCAACTATTCTGACGGGATAGTTCCATTTATTAACCATATGCGGTCAATTCCAAGCAGCAGAACAGGTGCAGTACGTTCACAAGCAAGCGTTAATCGGTATTGTTGTTTTCTGAGGACTATCTTCAACTATGCTGTGGCAAATGGTCTGATGGCTCAAAATCCGATGACTCAGTGGCACAAAACGAAGGAACCGCCGAGGCAGTTTCAGATCACGCTTGAGGATGTTGCTAGGATCATGAAGCATGCCGATGTTCATGTGAGATGGGCAATCGAAGTGTGCTTTAACCTTGGTGTGCGTTCGGGCGACTCAGAGCTGCTCTCGCTGCGCTGGATCGATGTGGATTGGGAGCGGAAGCAGGTGCGGGTGTATGGCAGGAAAACTAAAACCTACCGGGTCATCCCGGTAAAAGATGCTTTCCTTGAGCGGTTGAGGAAAATGCGGGCTATCAGCCTGACAGAATTCATCATTGAATACCGTGGCAAGCGGGTTAATCGGATTCAGAAAGCGTTCAGAATGGCTTGTCGCAGAGCAGGGATTGAACATTCCGTTCGAATGTACGACCTGAGGCATATGTTTGCAACATTCATGTTGTCAAACGGAGCAGACCTTGCCGCTGTATCAAAGCTCCTGGGCCACTCCAGCGTAACAATGACCGCCAACGTGTATTACCAATACCTTGAGGGCGAGAAGGAACGGGCAGTGGCACTGTTACCAGAACTTCCGCCTCTTGGGCAGTCGATAGTTCCGCAGCCTTCACTTTAG
- a CDS encoding DNA modification system-associated small protein encodes MNYKNDHNIALEVLLAVRTELAQEIDEKLIHQCFEIQYKHQFNQSREQSSSAMERLIDAAIPDNIEAEGRNS; translated from the coding sequence ATGAACTATAAAAACGATCATAATATTGCACTTGAAGTTCTCCTCGCCGTTCGTACAGAGCTAGCTCAAGAGATTGATGAAAAACTTATACATCAGTGTTTTGAGATACAATACAAACATCAATTCAACCAATCCAGAGAACAATCATCCTCTGCGATGGAGCGCTTAATTGATGCAGCAATTCCTGACAATATTGAAGCAGAAGGCAGAAATTCATGA
- a CDS encoding site-specific DNA-methyltransferase: MIMTLKQLFRNVFWQAQGCTVRKIIKKNDDCSRNRIAHYYKTDFGEMLHSSIEDALANAPLKNLKGKINLILTSPPFPLVRKKRYGNETGKAYVDWLCSLSNGLTELLTEDGSVIIEIGNAWEAGIPTMSTLPLEALLAFKEASGLHLCQHIICHNPARLPGPAAWVTLRRIRLKDSYTHVWWLSKTPYPKSDNRKVLNPYSKDMQRLLKTQKYNAGMRPSGHVISETGFLKNHGGAIGPNVLDTTGIHYPESLLKFTGTKWDAEYREFCKDNGLPSHPARMQSALAAFFIQFLTDEGDLVFDPFGGSNTTGSVAEEMHRRWVCVEANADYIEGSRGRFKFFKDS; the protein is encoded by the coding sequence ATGATCATGACCTTAAAACAACTGTTTCGAAACGTATTCTGGCAGGCCCAAGGGTGTACTGTGCGTAAAATAATAAAAAAAAATGATGATTGTTCTCGCAATAGAATTGCACATTATTATAAAACTGATTTTGGAGAAATGTTACATAGCTCTATTGAAGATGCTCTTGCAAATGCTCCCTTGAAAAATTTAAAGGGTAAAATAAATTTAATTTTGACTTCCCCCCCGTTTCCCCTCGTAAGAAAAAAGCGATACGGGAATGAGACTGGAAAAGCTTATGTAGATTGGCTATGTTCCCTTTCAAATGGATTGACAGAACTCTTAACAGAAGATGGTTCAGTCATCATTGAGATTGGAAACGCTTGGGAAGCAGGTATTCCAACAATGTCGACATTGCCACTTGAAGCCCTTCTTGCTTTCAAAGAGGCATCAGGACTTCATCTATGCCAACATATAATATGTCATAACCCTGCTCGCCTTCCCGGCCCAGCGGCTTGGGTAACCCTGAGAAGGATTCGACTAAAAGACTCATATACTCACGTCTGGTGGCTATCAAAAACACCCTATCCCAAGTCAGATAATCGTAAGGTCCTCAACCCGTACAGTAAAGACATGCAACGACTGCTTAAGACGCAAAAATATAATGCTGGGATGCGTCCATCTGGGCATGTGATTTCTGAGACTGGATTTTTAAAGAATCATGGTGGGGCAATTGGCCCAAATGTTCTTGACACAACAGGAATACATTATCCCGAATCACTCTTAAAGTTTACTGGAACAAAATGGGATGCTGAATATAGAGAATTTTGCAAAGATAATGGACTACCATCTCATCCAGCCAGAATGCAGTCTGCGTTAGCTGCTTTCTTTATACAATTTTTGACAGATGAGGGTGACTTAGTTTTTGATCCATTTGGTGGATCAAATACTACTGGCTCTGTGGCGGAAGAAATGCACAGAAGATGGGTTTGCGTTGAGGCTAATGCTGACTACATAGAAGGGTCACGCGGTAGATTTAAATTTTTTAAAGATAGTTAA
- a CDS encoding DsrE family protein, protein MKKFLFVLSRGPEDSTRAVRCFQFAKIAAEKGHDVTVFLVDDAVYLANLGMSERVKCPTGDELLPYMKVVQEKGKILVCKPCAATRMIGEDDLPSGFFISTGVTLIELAEEAQVFSF, encoded by the coding sequence ATGAAGAAATTCCTTTTTGTTCTTTCTCGTGGCCCTGAAGATTCAACACGCGCAGTGCGTTGTTTCCAATTTGCGAAAATTGCGGCAGAGAAGGGTCATGATGTAACGGTTTTCTTGGTGGACGATGCTGTTTACCTTGCTAATCTCGGCATGTCTGAGCGAGTCAAATGCCCCACTGGTGATGAATTGCTGCCGTATATGAAGGTCGTCCAAGAAAAAGGGAAGATCCTCGTCTGTAAACCTTGCGCAGCCACTCGCATGATCGGTGAAGATGATTTGCCCTCTGGGTTCTTCATCAGCACGGGTGTGACGTTGATAGAGCTTGCAGAAGAAGCTCAGGTGTTCTCATTCTAA
- a CDS encoding tyrosine-type recombinase/integrase has translation MKVQPITDLKDIKRIKRLLSSNPRNMLLFIMGINAGLRVQDILALRVSDVENAVVGDRVTVLEKKTKKENVLIINQEIYDAVQRYLTFHKKRVPSEFLFKSRKGWNYPLSTYAVTHMVQGWCDEINLAGNYGAHTLRKTWCYQQRKLYGVSWELLAKRMNHSNPAVTRRYLGIQAEEVEEVLLNAI, from the coding sequence ATGAAGGTGCAGCCAATTACTGATCTGAAGGATATTAAGCGCATCAAGCGATTGTTGTCATCAAATCCGAGAAATATGTTGCTATTTATAATGGGTATCAACGCAGGATTACGAGTTCAAGATATTTTGGCATTGCGTGTGAGTGATGTTGAAAATGCTGTAGTTGGAGATCGTGTAACTGTGTTGGAAAAGAAGACGAAGAAAGAAAATGTGCTCATCATTAACCAGGAAATTTATGATGCCGTGCAACGATACCTGACCTTTCATAAGAAGCGTGTTCCGAGTGAGTTCCTGTTTAAGAGCCGGAAAGGTTGGAACTACCCGCTGAGCACATATGCTGTGACGCACATGGTTCAGGGCTGGTGCGATGAAATCAATCTGGCCGGCAATTACGGTGCTCATACCCTTCGTAAGACGTGGTGCTACCAGCAACGAAAGCTCTATGGTGTATCGTGGGAGTTACTCGCGAAAAGGATGAACCATTCGAACCCCGCAGTTACTCGGAGGTACTTGGGCATCCAAGCCGAGGAAGTAGAGGAAGTGTTGCTCAATGCTATTTGA
- a CDS encoding phage/plasmid primase, P4 family translates to MIKTIESLDEFGIATRCFQKFGDRLRYLVDASTLLAWDGTRYCRQRHVAEALVKDVVEHLGEEFDRNAITTTADGEVVTGKDFDKFLVKARSKGMIEKAIWHLRLNPEIQCKFGGLDADPYHLNCANGLLDMRSGILTPHAPDQLVTKIAPISWNPEKDCPKWTQFIEEITCGDADLAKYLQRLFGYCLSGSTQEEVLPILHGCGANGKSIFLSRLRAILGPEYSLTLGTGSILNSRFHGIRCDLRQLEGVRAAFAIEVNKGQALDEAVIKSLTGGDEISARAMRENPVQFKPNAKILMAVNQLPGFVGNDNGIHRRLQIVPFLAKFTGERRKEEIEAEFAAEAEGILNWAVQGFQSWLEIGLRPPQCVRDATEKYFADSDQLADFLQEKTASASEKKVPIRMLFESYTEWANSSCTKPLGLHQFGELMRSRGFIQVRDKTTRYWSGLALRAG, encoded by the coding sequence ATGATAAAAACTATTGAAAGTCTCGATGAGTTCGGCATCGCAACGCGGTGTTTTCAAAAATTCGGTGATCGTCTGCGTTATCTGGTGGATGCCTCAACCCTGCTGGCTTGGGACGGTACGCGGTACTGCCGTCAGCGTCATGTTGCAGAGGCTTTAGTCAAGGATGTCGTGGAGCATCTCGGCGAAGAGTTTGACCGCAACGCAATCACGACCACAGCTGATGGTGAGGTTGTAACCGGCAAGGATTTTGACAAATTTTTGGTAAAGGCTCGCTCCAAGGGCATGATCGAAAAGGCAATTTGGCATCTTCGTCTGAATCCTGAAATTCAGTGTAAATTTGGTGGCTTAGATGCAGATCCGTATCATCTCAACTGCGCAAATGGTCTGCTGGACATGAGAAGCGGAATTCTTACTCCGCACGCCCCAGATCAACTCGTTACGAAAATAGCTCCAATCAGCTGGAATCCTGAAAAAGATTGCCCTAAGTGGACGCAATTTATCGAAGAAATAACTTGCGGTGATGCTGATCTTGCCAAATATCTCCAGCGTCTATTTGGCTATTGCCTGTCAGGAAGCACCCAGGAAGAAGTGCTGCCAATTCTTCATGGCTGCGGGGCAAACGGAAAGTCCATTTTCCTGAGTCGGTTGCGTGCCATATTGGGGCCAGAATATTCTTTGACGCTTGGAACCGGATCGATTTTAAACAGCAGGTTTCACGGCATCCGTTGTGATTTGCGCCAACTGGAAGGTGTTCGTGCTGCTTTCGCCATCGAAGTTAATAAGGGACAGGCGCTTGACGAGGCGGTCATCAAATCGCTGACTGGCGGCGATGAAATCTCTGCGCGAGCAATGCGGGAAAATCCTGTGCAATTCAAGCCCAATGCAAAGATTTTGATGGCAGTCAACCAACTTCCGGGCTTTGTTGGCAATGACAATGGTATCCATCGGCGGCTCCAAATTGTGCCATTTTTAGCCAAGTTTACTGGCGAGCGCCGGAAGGAAGAAATCGAAGCCGAATTCGCTGCCGAGGCAGAAGGAATTTTGAATTGGGCAGTTCAGGGCTTCCAATCTTGGCTTGAAATAGGGCTTAGACCACCCCAATGCGTCAGGGACGCAACCGAAAAGTATTTCGCAGACAGCGATCAGCTTGCTGATTTCCTGCAAGAAAAGACCGCTAGTGCGTCTGAAAAAAAGGTGCCGATTCGCATGTTGTTCGAAAGCTATACCGAATGGGCAAACAGCTCTTGCACAAAGCCACTGGGCCTCCACCAGTTTGGCGAACTGATGCGTTCAAGAGGCTTCATACAAGTGCGCGACAAGACAACCCGATATTGGAGCGGTCTCGCTCTGCGAGCTGGATAA